In Pantoea cypripedii, the following proteins share a genomic window:
- a CDS encoding PqiB family protein, producing MQQETPTTPTSANLRNKRKISPFWLLPIIALLIAAWLLWTNYQERGTIITINFQTADGIVPGRTPIRYQGVEVGTVQGIVLSNDYRSIQIKASIKSDMRDALRDNTQFWLVTPKASLAGVSGLDALVGGNYISMMPGSGNPQEHFTALDTQPKYRVNTGELLIHLRAPDLGSLNTGSLVYYRKIPVGRVYDYSINSNTDGVTIDVLIERRFINLVKKQSRFWNVSGVDADVSLSGAKVKLESLAALVNGAIAFDSPNEGQQADTDENYQLYPDLAQSQRGVQVSLDLPSGDNLKADSTPLMYQGLEVGTLTKLNLLPGGKVTGELTVDPSVAGLMRTGTRIEMRSPKISLTDTNLSSLLTGNTFELVPGEGQPQDHFSVLPASESLLQKPDVLTLQLNAPETYGIDAGQPVMLYGMKIGQVISRELDEKGISFVVAINPEYRHLVHGDSKFIVNSRIDVKFGLDGMQVLGASAREWVDGGIRLVPGAKGNPQNRYPLYGDAERAEEGIIGDQPPATLKLTASSLPDVQTGSVVLYRKFQVGEVVNVIPRADAFEISIHIEPQYRKLLTSESVFWAEGGAKVQLNGSGLTVQASPLNRALKGAISFDNLSGAQAAKGVKRVLYASETAARAVGSQISLHTYDASKLSAGMPIRYLGINVGQVESLSLSADNNQVVAKAVLYPEYVQDFARIGSRFSVVSPQISAAGVNHLETLLQPYVNVDPGKGAQARTFELQDSTITDSRYLNGLTIFVDATEAGSLSVGTPVLFRGVEVGTVTGTSLGNMADRVQVALRISKKYQHLVRNNSVFWLASGYNLNFGLIGGVVKTGTFQQFIQGGIQFATPPTVPLAPQAGANKHFLLQDEAPKDWRNWGTAIPDPAQP from the coding sequence ATGCAACAGGAAACGCCGACTACACCGACTAGCGCAAATCTGCGAAATAAACGCAAGATTTCGCCGTTCTGGTTACTGCCCATTATCGCCCTGCTGATTGCCGCATGGCTGTTATGGACCAATTATCAGGAACGCGGGACCATCATCACCATCAACTTCCAGACTGCGGACGGTATCGTGCCGGGGCGTACGCCTATTCGCTATCAGGGTGTGGAAGTGGGTACGGTGCAGGGTATCGTGCTGAGCAATGACTATCGCAGCATCCAGATTAAAGCCAGCATTAAGAGCGACATGCGTGACGCACTCCGCGACAACACCCAGTTCTGGCTGGTGACGCCGAAAGCCTCGCTGGCCGGGGTCTCCGGGTTAGATGCGCTGGTGGGAGGCAACTACATCAGCATGATGCCGGGCAGCGGTAATCCGCAGGAACACTTTACGGCGCTGGATACGCAACCGAAATACCGTGTGAATACGGGTGAGTTGTTGATTCATCTGCGTGCGCCCGATCTCGGCTCGCTAAATACCGGTTCGCTGGTGTATTACCGCAAAATTCCGGTTGGCCGGGTCTATGACTACAGCATCAATAGCAATACTGATGGCGTGACCATTGATGTATTGATTGAGCGCCGCTTCATTAATCTGGTGAAAAAGCAGAGCCGATTCTGGAACGTCTCTGGCGTTGACGCTGATGTCAGCCTGAGTGGTGCCAAAGTCAAGCTGGAGAGTCTGGCGGCGCTGGTTAATGGTGCTATTGCCTTCGATTCCCCCAACGAAGGCCAGCAAGCCGACACCGATGAAAACTATCAGCTCTATCCCGACCTGGCACAAAGCCAGCGTGGGGTGCAGGTCAGCCTCGACTTGCCGAGCGGTGATAACCTGAAAGCAGACAGCACACCGCTGATGTATCAGGGGCTGGAAGTGGGCACCTTAACCAAACTGAATTTGCTGCCTGGCGGTAAAGTGACCGGGGAATTGACCGTTGACCCGTCTGTCGCCGGATTGATGCGCACGGGCACCCGCATTGAAATGCGCTCGCCAAAAATCAGCCTGACAGATACTAATCTCAGCAGCCTGTTAACCGGCAATACCTTTGAACTGGTGCCCGGTGAAGGCCAGCCACAGGATCACTTTAGCGTATTACCGGCCAGTGAATCTTTGCTGCAAAAACCGGATGTTCTGACGCTGCAACTCAATGCGCCAGAAACCTATGGTATCGACGCCGGGCAACCGGTGATGCTCTACGGCATGAAGATAGGCCAGGTGATCTCACGGGAACTGGACGAAAAAGGCATCAGTTTTGTGGTGGCCATCAATCCGGAATATCGCCATCTGGTGCACGGTGACAGCAAATTTATCGTTAACAGCCGTATTGACGTGAAGTTCGGTCTTGATGGCATGCAGGTACTGGGTGCCAGCGCACGTGAATGGGTGGATGGCGGCATCCGTCTGGTGCCGGGGGCCAAAGGCAACCCGCAGAACCGTTATCCACTGTATGGTGATGCCGAACGTGCCGAAGAAGGGATTATTGGCGATCAGCCCCCTGCCACGCTGAAGCTGACAGCCAGCAGCCTGCCTGATGTCCAGACCGGTTCTGTGGTGCTGTATCGTAAATTCCAGGTGGGTGAAGTGGTGAATGTTATACCGCGCGCCGATGCTTTTGAAATCTCGATTCATATCGAACCGCAGTATCGCAAACTGCTCACCAGTGAAAGCGTATTTTGGGCTGAGGGGGGGGCCAAGGTGCAGTTGAATGGTAGCGGTCTGACCGTGCAGGCATCACCACTGAACCGCGCGCTGAAAGGTGCCATCAGCTTCGATAACCTGAGCGGTGCCCAGGCGGCCAAAGGGGTGAAACGGGTGCTTTATGCTTCGGAAACCGCCGCACGCGCTGTTGGCAGCCAGATCTCGCTGCACACCTATGATGCCAGCAAGCTGTCAGCCGGCATGCCAATTCGTTATCTCGGTATTAACGTCGGCCAGGTCGAGTCGCTTTCACTGAGTGCCGATAACAACCAGGTAGTGGCAAAAGCGGTACTGTATCCGGAATACGTCCAGGACTTCGCCCGCATCGGCAGTCGTTTCTCCGTGGTTTCTCCACAGATTTCTGCCGCTGGCGTCAACCATCTTGAGACGTTGCTGCAACCCTATGTCAACGTTGATCCGGGTAAAGGCGCTCAGGCTCGTACCTTTGAGTTGCAGGACAGCACCATTACCGATTCGCGTTATCTCAATGGTCTGACGATCTTTGTTGACGCGACAGAGGCGGGTTCGCTTTCGGTGGGTACACCGGTGCTGTTCCGTGGTGTAGAAGTGGGTACCGTCACCGGCACCTCGCTGGGTAATATGGCGGACCGTGTCCAGGTAGCGCTGCGCATCAGTAAGAAGTATCAGCATCTGGTGCGCAACAATTCGGTGTTCTGGCTGGCATCCGGCTATAACCTGAATTTCGGCCTGATTGGCGGCGTGGTCAAAACCGGCACCTTCCAGCAATTTATTCAGGGCGGAATTCAGTTTGCCACCCCACCAACCGTCCCACTGGCACCGCAGGCGGGTGCGAACAAACACTTCCTGTTGCAGGATGAAGCGCCGAAAGACTGGCGCAACTGGGGAACCGCGATTCCCGACCCCGCACAACCCTAA
- the rsmF gene encoding 16S rRNA (cytosine(1407)-C(5))-methyltransferase RsmF has product MSERFPEDFLTLMRASLPNDEELQRFLAISQQPLRRSLRVNTLKISVSDFLASTAHYGWRLTPIPWCAEGFWIERDDESLPLGSVAEHLSGLFYIQEASSMLPVTALFDAAPDARQVMDVAAAPGSKTTQMAALMHNNGAILANEYSASRVKVLHANISRCGVSNVALTHFDGRVFGAALPEQFDAILLDAPCSGEGVVRKDADALRNWSLASTEDIAATQRDLIDSAFHALQPGGTLIYSTCTLNQIENQQVISWLQQRYPDAVEILPLNGLFAGAEKALTPEGFLHVFPQLFDSEGFFVARLRKTASVPALPVPTYKVGKLPFSPASRKLTAEVMQAAAKVGLQWDDNLLLWQRDKELWLFPAALESWLGKVRFSRIGLKLAETFPKGFRWQHEAVVALAQPDSSLAFALTEAEAESWYRGQDIHPEHLPERDEVIVTWQQQTLGLAKKVGNRIKNSYPRELVRDGRLFR; this is encoded by the coding sequence GTGTCCGAACGTTTTCCTGAAGATTTCCTCACGCTGATGCGTGCCAGCCTGCCCAACGATGAAGAACTGCAACGTTTTCTCGCCATCAGCCAGCAACCGTTACGCCGCAGCCTGCGTGTGAATACCTTAAAAATCAGCGTGTCTGATTTTCTGGCAAGTACCGCACATTACGGCTGGCGACTGACGCCCATTCCCTGGTGTGCTGAAGGCTTCTGGATTGAACGCGACGACGAATCGCTGCCGCTGGGCAGCGTGGCAGAACATCTCAGCGGGTTGTTTTATATTCAGGAAGCCAGCTCGATGCTGCCGGTCACGGCATTGTTTGATGCCGCGCCCGACGCGCGTCAGGTGATGGATGTTGCCGCAGCACCTGGCTCCAAAACCACGCAAATGGCGGCATTGATGCACAATAATGGCGCGATTCTGGCCAATGAATACTCCGCCAGCCGGGTAAAGGTGTTACATGCCAATATCAGCCGCTGTGGAGTCAGCAATGTTGCCCTGACCCATTTTGATGGCCGCGTGTTTGGTGCGGCATTGCCCGAGCAGTTTGATGCCATCCTGCTGGATGCCCCCTGCTCCGGAGAAGGTGTGGTGCGTAAAGATGCCGATGCGCTGCGTAACTGGAGCCTGGCCAGCACTGAAGACATCGCCGCCACCCAGCGCGACCTGATTGACAGCGCTTTTCACGCCCTGCAACCTGGCGGCACGCTGATTTATTCCACCTGTACGCTCAACCAGATTGAGAATCAGCAGGTCATCAGCTGGCTACAGCAACGTTATCCTGATGCTGTCGAAATTTTACCGCTGAATGGCCTGTTCGCGGGTGCTGAAAAGGCGCTGACGCCGGAGGGCTTCCTGCATGTGTTCCCGCAGCTTTTCGACAGCGAAGGCTTCTTTGTCGCACGTCTGCGTAAAACCGCCAGCGTACCGGCATTACCCGTTCCAACTTATAAAGTCGGCAAACTCCCCTTTTCCCCTGCCAGCCGGAAATTGACGGCTGAAGTGATGCAGGCGGCAGCAAAAGTTGGCCTGCAGTGGGACGATAATTTGCTGTTATGGCAGCGTGATAAAGAGTTGTGGCTGTTCCCCGCCGCGCTGGAAAGCTGGCTGGGTAAAGTGCGCTTTTCGCGCATCGGTCTAAAACTCGCGGAAACCTTCCCGAAAGGGTTTCGCTGGCAACATGAAGCCGTGGTGGCTCTGGCACAGCCGGATAGTTCGCTGGCCTTTGCGCTGACGGAAGCCGAAGCGGAAAGCTGGTATCGCGGTCAGGATATCCATCCGGAGCACCTGCCCGAGCGGGATGAGGTGATTGTGACCTGGCAGCAGCAGACACTCGGCCTGGCCAAAAAGGTCGGCAATCGTATCAAGAATAGCTACCCACGCGAGCTGGTGCGCGATGGCCGTTTGTTCCGCTAA
- the exoX gene encoding exodeoxyribonuclease X, giving the protein MLRVIDTETCGLQGGVVEVASVDVIDGQILNPMSDLVCPDRPISREAMAVHRITEAMVADKPPIEQAIGRYHGSAHYVAHNASFDRRMLPEMPGEWICTMTLARQLWPGQKYGNQALRHSLKLDVTPPADLHAHRALYDCYVTAALLIRIMEKSGWDAAQMVSRCQPAPVADDVFPFGKYRGQSIGSIARKDPGYLRWVLENVRDLRPPLRQALRKYVKTGQ; this is encoded by the coding sequence ATGTTACGAGTTATCGATACCGAAACCTGCGGTTTGCAGGGGGGCGTGGTCGAGGTGGCGTCCGTAGACGTTATTGACGGACAAATCCTCAATCCAATGAGTGATTTGGTTTGCCCGGATCGTCCAATCAGCCGTGAGGCAATGGCGGTGCATCGCATCACCGAAGCCATGGTGGCGGATAAACCGCCTATTGAACAGGCGATTGGCCGCTATCATGGCAGCGCTCATTATGTGGCGCATAACGCCAGCTTTGATCGTCGGATGCTGCCAGAAATGCCTGGTGAATGGATTTGCACCATGACGCTGGCGCGCCAGCTGTGGCCCGGCCAGAAATATGGCAACCAGGCGCTACGCCATAGCCTGAAGCTGGATGTGACGCCACCGGCTGATTTGCATGCGCACCGCGCGTTGTATGACTGCTATGTCACCGCCGCCTTGCTGATTCGCATTATGGAAAAATCCGGCTGGGACGCGGCACAAATGGTGAGTCGCTGCCAACCCGCACCGGTCGCCGATGATGTTTTTCCGTTTGGCAAATATCGCGGACAGAGCATCGGCAGCATCGCGCGCAAAGATCCTGGCTATCTGCGCTGGGTGCTGGAGAACGTG
- the copC gene encoding copper homeostasis periplasmic binding protein CopC yields the protein MKKTTLSRIAALLLASSTLAFSQFALAHAHLKTPVPADKSTVETSPQALTLTFTEDVEPAFSGVEIRNAQNQVVPAAKATLNDKQHDQLIVPLSQPLPAGSYQVNWHVLSVDGHKTKGSYTFSVK from the coding sequence ATGAAGAAGACGACCCTATCCCGCATTGCGGCGCTGTTGCTGGCATCATCCACGCTGGCATTTAGTCAGTTTGCCCTGGCCCATGCTCACCTTAAAACGCCGGTTCCGGCTGACAAATCAACCGTTGAAACCTCGCCGCAAGCGCTAACGCTGACCTTTACGGAAGATGTTGAACCCGCTTTCAGTGGCGTGGAGATCCGTAATGCGCAGAACCAGGTCGTGCCAGCAGCCAAGGCTACGCTCAATGATAAGCAACATGATCAGCTGATTGTTCCGCTCAGTCAGCCGCTGCCTGCCGGTAGCTATCAGGTAAACTGGCACGTGCTCTCGGTAGATGGTCATAAAACCAAAGGCAGTTACACATTTAGCGTGAAGTAA
- a CDS encoding DUF6388 family protein encodes MKDYYKIDLETFMQNNKPLIAEIKSKAPVYADDMGMDEVQYINREIKRAHLEYIESLGIKDPYEYYITQHEDDRYLADQLIAQHRKALRPAS; translated from the coding sequence ATGAAAGATTATTATAAGATTGATTTGGAAACGTTTATGCAAAATAACAAACCGTTAATTGCTGAGATTAAAAGCAAAGCCCCGGTTTATGCTGATGATATGGGGATGGATGAAGTGCAATATATTAACCGCGAAATAAAACGTGCTCATCTGGAATATATTGAGAGTCTGGGTATAAAAGATCCTTACGAGTATTACATTACTCAACACGAAGATGATCGCTATCTCGCCGACCAACTTATCGCACAACACCGTAAGGCACTTCGCCCCGCTTCGTAA
- a CDS encoding YebY family protein, with protein sequence MLLKKLIPACVLLTLCSQAMAAQIITISRFEIGKDKWPFTREEVMLSCEKDGALFAINPSTLLQYPLNDKAEANLKSGRGTTESISSIQAEDKTHPGQKMSLEPIIARAQALCSQ encoded by the coding sequence ATTTTGCTGAAGAAACTGATTCCAGCTTGTGTGCTGCTGACCCTGTGCAGCCAGGCGATGGCGGCACAGATTATTACCATCAGCCGTTTTGAGATTGGCAAAGACAAATGGCCGTTCACGCGTGAAGAAGTGATGCTGAGCTGTGAGAAGGATGGTGCGTTGTTCGCTATCAACCCCAGCACGCTGTTGCAGTACCCGTTGAATGACAAAGCCGAAGCAAACCTGAAATCAGGCCGTGGCACCACAGAGTCCATCAGTTCAATTCAGGCGGAAGACAAAACCCATCCGGGACAGAAGATGAGTCTTGAGCCAATTATCGCCCGCGCTCAGGCGCTGTGCAGTCAGTAA
- a CDS encoding metallophosphoesterase, with the protein MFYQTVNAEAWRHIWVVGDLHGCRTQLDSQLILHQFDTQQDLLISVGDLIDRGPDSPGCLALLDEPWFRCVRGNHEQMAIAALRGEDPMLWLMNGGEWFWQLRGSEVITARHALRRCAELPLILHLQLADRVVVIAHADYPASHYTLGQEVDWHQVVWSRDRLGRHQRGNSAAIEGASDFYFGHTPLEQPLNAANQHYIDTGAVFGNRLTLVQLQ; encoded by the coding sequence ATGTTTTATCAAACGGTCAATGCGGAAGCATGGCGCCATATCTGGGTGGTTGGCGATTTACACGGTTGTCGTACTCAGCTTGATTCGCAATTGATTCTGCATCAGTTTGATACGCAGCAGGATTTATTAATTTCCGTCGGTGATTTGATCGATCGGGGGCCCGACAGTCCCGGTTGTCTGGCATTGCTGGATGAACCCTGGTTTCGATGCGTGCGCGGCAATCATGAACAGATGGCTATCGCGGCGTTGCGGGGCGAGGACCCGATGTTGTGGCTGATGAATGGGGGTGAATGGTTTTGGCAACTGCGCGGCAGTGAGGTCATTACTGCGCGTCATGCATTAAGACGCTGTGCTGAATTGCCGTTGATTTTGCATCTGCAACTTGCCGACCGGGTGGTGGTGATTGCCCACGCGGATTATCCGGCCAGTCACTACACGCTGGGGCAGGAGGTTGACTGGCATCAGGTGGTGTGGAGCCGCGATCGTCTGGGGCGACATCAGCGCGGTAACTCGGCAGCAATTGAGGGGGCCAGCGATTTTTATTTCGGCCATACGCCGCTGGAGCAACCGCTCAACGCTGCCAATCAACATTATATCGATACCGGTGCCGTATTCGGCAACCGGCTCACGCTGGTGCAGCTGCAGTAA
- a CDS encoding DNA polymerase III subunit theta, with amino-acid sequence MSQNLALLSQEEKDKVNVDLAAAGVAFKERYNMPVVADLVEREQPQALREWFRQRLMHYRQASLSLSRLPYEPKQK; translated from the coding sequence ATGAGTCAAAACCTTGCCCTGCTGTCGCAGGAAGAGAAAGACAAAGTGAATGTCGATCTGGCTGCCGCCGGAGTGGCTTTCAAAGAGCGCTACAATATGCCGGTCGTCGCCGATTTGGTGGAGCGGGAGCAGCCACAAGCGCTACGTGAGTGGTTTCGCCAGCGTTTGATGCATTATCGCCAGGCGTCACTCAGCCTTTCCCGTCTGCCTTACGAACCGAAGCAGAAATAA
- a CDS encoding DUF1493 family protein translates to MQTAEQVQMLLKKYFWEMPEEASLSTGKMSVLSEEASDFIDEYAEMLGVDMTGFEFNRYFPNAGIRFLPNAILPRYLRTDHHAPTELTVKMLIASAEAGRWLYS, encoded by the coding sequence ATGCAAACCGCCGAACAGGTACAGATGTTGCTGAAAAAGTACTTCTGGGAAATGCCGGAAGAGGCATCACTCAGCACGGGGAAAATGAGCGTGCTATCGGAAGAAGCCAGCGATTTTATTGATGAATATGCCGAGATGTTGGGTGTAGACATGACCGGCTTTGAATTTAACCGTTATTTTCCCAACGCGGGGATCCGTTTCCTTCCTAATGCGATACTACCCCGGTATCTGCGCACGGACCACCACGCACCGACAGAACTCACCGTTAAGATGCTGATTGCCTCTGCTGAGGCCGGTCGCTGGCTTTATTCGTGA
- the copD gene encoding copper homeostasis membrane protein CopD → MSLGTLWISLRACHFLSALLLTGSAFYTALLAPKRFRPILAQRLSAILKLSAVVSLLSAVLMLATQTGLMSGDWQNVAARDTWLAVLGTRFGQVWRWEILFALLSVLALLLRGNVRQQWLLLTGLLQLITLAGVGHAAMHDGWQGTLQQTNHALHLISAAFWSGGLLPLLLLMHEARKIAHRTDAIRSMMRFSRYGHLAVALALLTGIFNSLLIAGSPLQWHQTLWSELLITKVLLVMLMVTVAVFNRYWLVPRFRLAGSRASTIFIRLTQFELLLAVVVIGLVSVFATLAPA, encoded by the coding sequence ATGAGCCTGGGTACGCTGTGGATCAGCCTGCGGGCATGCCATTTTCTATCCGCGTTGTTGCTCACCGGCAGCGCGTTCTACACCGCACTGCTGGCACCGAAGCGTTTCCGCCCGATACTGGCGCAACGCCTGTCAGCCATCCTGAAGTTAAGTGCGGTAGTCAGTTTACTCAGCGCCGTGCTGATGCTCGCTACGCAAACGGGCCTGATGAGTGGTGACTGGCAAAACGTTGCGGCCAGGGATACCTGGCTGGCGGTTCTCGGAACGCGTTTTGGTCAGGTGTGGCGCTGGGAGATCCTGTTTGCCTTACTCAGTGTGCTGGCATTATTGCTGCGCGGCAACGTGCGACAGCAATGGTTGTTGCTGACCGGATTGTTGCAGCTCATCACGTTAGCCGGGGTAGGGCATGCGGCGATGCACGATGGCTGGCAGGGTACGTTGCAACAAACCAATCATGCATTACATCTGATATCGGCGGCGTTCTGGAGCGGGGGACTGCTGCCACTCCTGCTGCTGATGCATGAAGCACGCAAGATAGCGCACCGCACCGATGCCATCCGCAGCATGATGCGTTTTTCCCGCTATGGGCATTTAGCCGTAGCGCTGGCGTTGTTAACAGGCATCTTCAATAGCCTATTGATTGCCGGATCACCACTGCAATGGCACCAAACGCTGTGGAGTGAGTTGCTGATTACCAAGGTGTTGTTAGTGATGTTGATGGTGACCGTTGCGGTGTTCAACCGTTACTGGCTGGTGCCGCGTTTTCGCCTGGCAGGCAGCCGCGCCTCCACGATTTTTATTCGCCTGACGCAGTTCGAACTGCTGCTGGCGGTTGTTGTTATCGGGCTGGTTAGCGTCTTTGCCACGCTGGCTCCAGCCTGA